In the genome of Flavivirga spongiicola, one region contains:
- a CDS encoding glycosyltransferase, whose translation MKILLVSMNSIHFQRWTDQLKDSGHDLYWFHILDGGYSNKLPWVNQIVDWKQKYPNLKGRIFIKKKFPRLYKKLSFLIENDVKKIFEEKLKEIKPDLVHSFVLYISCTPILKVMQKYYDLPWIYSSWGSDLYYFKEIPKYKQDILKVLSRINYLFADCKRDTSLARNLGFKGGFLGVYPGGGGFNYKESDAYIRPISERKTILIKGYQGRSGKAIEVLKALEAISNELKNYNIIVFGGDEEVANYIVGQDLSKKLAVKTLLRKDFLPHNKILELMGEALIYIGNSNSDGMPNTLLEAIAQGAFPIQSNPGGASAEVIEHHENGLLIEDCNSIEEIKNHVLTVIENSELLERAFGINLNRVKPKFERALIKKQVLEAYKKVLKS comes from the coding sequence ATGAAAATTTTACTTGTATCGATGAATTCAATCCATTTTCAAAGATGGACAGATCAACTCAAAGATTCAGGTCATGACTTATATTGGTTTCATATTTTAGATGGAGGATATTCTAATAAATTACCATGGGTAAATCAAATTGTAGATTGGAAACAAAAATATCCAAACTTAAAAGGAAGAATTTTTATTAAAAAAAAATTCCCTCGCTTATATAAAAAACTTAGTTTTTTAATAGAAAATGATGTAAAAAAAATTTTTGAAGAAAAATTAAAAGAAATAAAACCTGATCTTGTACATAGTTTTGTACTCTATATATCATGTACGCCTATTTTAAAGGTGATGCAAAAATATTATGACTTGCCTTGGATTTATTCTTCATGGGGAAGTGATTTGTATTATTTTAAAGAAATTCCAAAATACAAACAAGATATTTTAAAAGTACTTTCAAGAATAAATTACCTGTTTGCAGATTGTAAGCGTGATACTTCATTAGCAAGAAACTTAGGGTTTAAAGGAGGGTTTTTGGGAGTATATCCAGGAGGTGGAGGTTTTAATTATAAAGAATCAGATGCTTATATTAGACCAATCTCAGAACGAAAAACTATTTTAATTAAAGGGTATCAAGGTCGTTCTGGGAAAGCTATAGAGGTTTTAAAAGCATTAGAGGCGATTTCAAATGAATTAAAAAACTATAATATTATAGTTTTTGGTGGAGACGAAGAAGTCGCAAATTATATTGTTGGCCAGGATTTATCTAAGAAATTAGCTGTAAAGACTTTATTGAGAAAAGATTTTTTACCTCACAATAAAATTTTAGAACTTATGGGAGAAGCTCTCATCTACATAGGAAATAGCAATTCTGATGGAATGCCAAATACTTTATTGGAAGCTATAGCTCAAGGCGCTTTCCCTATCCAATCCAATCCAGGAGGAGCATCAGCGGAGGTGATAGAGCATCATGAAAATGGACTATTAATCGAAGATTGTAATAGTATAGAAGAAATTAAGAATCATGTTTTAACCGTAATAGAAAATTCAGAATTATTAGAAAGAGCGTTTGGAATAAACCTTAACAGAGTGAAACCAAAATTTGAAAGAGCACTGATTAAAAAACAAGTTTTAGAAGCTTATAAGAAGGTTTTAAAGAGCTAG
- a CDS encoding acylneuraminate cytidylyltransferase, translated as MKKIGFIPLRKGSKGIPNKNKRKMVGRPLFTWVLGEAIFSELDEVYVYTDDESIIEFITKEYSWTDKVKALLRSEESASDSASTEFAMLEFCESINYDFDIFCLLQATSPFTKRGDINTCLAKIGSEYDSALTVVNTHRFLWNENGTPINYNPHKRPRRQDFEGLLVENGAVYVIGKDALKKNENRLGDNVAIVKMSEESLMEIDTEPDWIAIESLLIERQKREKESKKITHIVLDVDGVFTDGTITYTKEGEHTKSFDMRDGMGLEILRQFNVEVMVMTSEDSQLVAKRMQKLKIEHIFLGVKDKYTLLSKILLDKRIYLSNIAYVGDDVNDLTNICSVGWSLVPNNATSIVKQHADVVLSENSGAGAIREACQFIMNYNKRF; from the coding sequence ATGAAAAAAATAGGTTTTATTCCATTAAGAAAAGGATCAAAAGGAATACCAAATAAAAATAAACGCAAAATGGTCGGTAGACCACTGTTTACTTGGGTTTTAGGAGAAGCGATTTTTTCTGAACTTGATGAAGTTTATGTGTATACAGATGATGAAAGTATTATTGAATTTATAACAAAAGAATATAGTTGGACTGATAAGGTTAAAGCCTTATTAAGAAGTGAGGAAAGTGCGAGTGATAGCGCATCGACCGAATTTGCTATGTTAGAGTTTTGCGAATCAATAAACTATGATTTCGATATCTTTTGTTTGTTACAAGCGACGTCCCCTTTTACAAAAAGAGGAGATATTAATACTTGTTTAGCTAAAATTGGTAGTGAATATGATTCAGCTCTTACAGTTGTAAATACACATCGTTTTTTATGGAATGAAAATGGAACACCAATAAATTATAATCCTCATAAAAGGCCTAGGCGTCAAGATTTTGAGGGTCTATTAGTAGAAAATGGAGCCGTTTACGTTATTGGTAAAGATGCTTTAAAGAAGAACGAAAATAGATTAGGAGATAATGTAGCTATTGTAAAAATGTCAGAAGAGTCTTTAATGGAAATCGATACAGAACCCGATTGGATTGCTATTGAGAGTCTATTAATTGAAAGACAAAAACGAGAAAAAGAATCAAAGAAAATAACACACATTGTTTTAGATGTTGATGGTGTCTTTACAGATGGAACAATCACCTATACAAAAGAAGGAGAGCATACTAAAAGTTTTGATATGCGAGATGGTATGGGGCTCGAAATTTTAAGACAATTTAATGTTGAGGTTATGGTCATGACATCAGAGGATTCACAACTTGTTGCTAAACGGATGCAAAAACTAAAAATAGAACATATATTTTTAGGTGTAAAAGATAAATACACATTATTAAGCAAAATTTTATTAGATAAAAGAATTTATTTGAGTAACATAGCCTATGTAGGTGATGATGTTAACGACCTCACAAATATATGTAGTGTAGGTTGGTCTTTAGTACCAAATAATGCAACCAGTATTGTAAAGCAGCATGCAGATGTAGTGCTTTCTGAAAATTCTGGAGCAGGAGCGATTCGAGAAGCATGTCAGTTTATAATGAATTATAATAAAAGATTTTAA
- a CDS encoding N-acetylneuraminate synthase family protein, protein MNKYKKPYIIAEIGCNHKGDMEIAKELIKVAKIFCNVDAVKFQKRNNKELLTEEQYNQPHPNPVNSYGDTYGAHREFLEFDVSQHRELKLFCEDIEITYSTSVWDLTSAKEIASLNPEFIKIPSACNNNLVMLEWLCENYKGELHISTGMTTKEEIEDLVDFFKKHNRNEDLVLYNCTSGYPVPFEDVCLLDINLLKEKYGNDIKHIGFSGHHLGIAVDVAAYTLGANIIERHYTIDRTWKGTDHAASLEPMGLRKLSRDVNAVYKALQFKHQDILPIEQVQRDKLKNQKV, encoded by the coding sequence ATGAATAAATATAAAAAACCTTATATAATAGCCGAAATTGGATGCAATCATAAAGGAGATATGGAGATTGCAAAAGAATTAATTAAAGTGGCTAAAATATTTTGCAATGTCGATGCTGTAAAATTTCAAAAGCGTAACAATAAAGAACTGTTAACAGAAGAACAATACAACCAGCCTCATCCAAATCCAGTAAACTCTTATGGAGATACTTATGGAGCACATAGAGAATTTTTGGAATTTGATGTTAGCCAACATCGAGAGTTAAAATTATTTTGTGAAGATATAGAGATAACTTATTCTACATCAGTTTGGGATTTAACATCTGCAAAAGAGATAGCGTCTTTAAATCCAGAATTTATTAAAATCCCATCAGCATGCAATAATAATCTTGTTATGTTAGAATGGTTATGCGAAAACTATAAGGGGGAATTACATATTTCAACGGGTATGACTACTAAAGAGGAAATTGAAGATTTAGTAGACTTCTTTAAAAAGCATAATAGAAATGAAGATTTAGTGTTATATAATTGTACTTCGGGCTATCCGGTTCCGTTTGAAGATGTATGCCTTTTAGATATTAATTTACTAAAAGAAAAGTACGGGAACGATATAAAGCATATTGGGTTTTCAGGGCATCATTTAGGAATAGCGGTCGATGTCGCTGCCTATACGTTAGGTGCAAATATTATAGAAAGGCATTATACTATAGATCGTACATGGAAAGGTACAGACCATGCAGCTTCTTTAGAACCAATGGGATTACGAAAACTATCAAGAGATGTAAATGCTGTTTATAAAGCTTTACAATTTAAACATCAAGATATATTGCCCATAGAACAGGTACAACGAGATAAACTAAAAAATCAAAAAGTATAA
- a CDS encoding polysaccharide pyruvyl transferase family protein produces MFSSNTIRLFWWNEIKLQRKSKENYGDLLGKYLVEKISNKKVVWSKPSRFSIFDFFRPIYVTIGSILTNVNHKCIVWGSGIVSKEYPIKKARFLAVRGPQTRAHLLSQNYDVPEIYGDPALLLPRYYNPKIIKEYSIGVVPHYKDYKKVKDFYKNEDSILLIDLMTNNIEETTNQFLKCEKIVSSSLHGIIVAHAYGIPAVWQKFSGDIFGDDIKYQDYFESIKIPAYIAHIKDEKMDKETLLSLFKNKESLPERGVIDTLCSKLMTVCPFKN; encoded by the coding sequence ATGTTCTCATCAAATACAATTAGATTATTTTGGTGGAACGAAATTAAACTACAGAGGAAGTCTAAAGAAAACTATGGAGACCTTCTTGGTAAATATCTTGTTGAAAAAATATCCAATAAAAAAGTAGTTTGGAGTAAACCTTCCCGATTTTCCATATTTGATTTTTTTAGACCGATTTATGTAACTATAGGTAGTATTTTAACAAATGTTAACCATAAATGTATTGTATGGGGAAGCGGTATTGTCTCTAAAGAATATCCAATAAAGAAGGCAAGGTTTTTAGCTGTTAGAGGACCACAAACTAGAGCACATTTATTATCTCAAAATTATGATGTGCCTGAAATATATGGCGATCCAGCTTTATTATTACCAAGATATTACAACCCTAAAATAATAAAAGAATATAGCATAGGTGTAGTTCCTCATTATAAAGATTATAAAAAAGTAAAAGACTTTTATAAAAATGAAGATTCCATTCTATTAATAGATTTAATGACAAATAATATAGAGGAAACTACGAATCAGTTTTTAAAGTGTGAAAAAATAGTATCATCTTCATTGCATGGAATTATTGTAGCCCATGCTTATGGAATTCCGGCTGTATGGCAAAAGTTTTCTGGAGATATTTTTGGAGATGATATAAAATATCAGGACTATTTTGAATCTATAAAAATCCCTGCTTATATAGCTCATATTAAAGACGAAAAAATGGATAAAGAAACATTGCTAAGTCTTTTTAAAAATAAAGAATCTCTTCCCGAAAGAGGAGTCATTGATACATTGTGTAGCAAATTAATGACAGTGTGCCCATTTAAAAATTGA
- a CDS encoding glycosyltransferase family protein → MKKKVFVFFPDGVGLRNFAFTDFKNIGEQKGFDITYWNNTIFSLKENLGFNEVKIEDHSSHPLLSIYSRARKRAELNVSRDKFSDGVYSTYKFPFNYKGIKNTFKSLYVKWLVGLYSSGKGVVKLRQKINKLERSTSKYRYCKEQLEKHKPDLIFCTTQRATQSISALLAAKDLGIPTIAFVYSWDNVPKAMQVVETDYYFVWSDLMKSQVLQYYPFVKDEQIMVTGTPQFEPHYDTSLKQTRETFFKAYNLDVNKRYICYSGDDETTSPLDQYYLEDLANAVRSLNTKGENLGIIYRKCPVDFTPRYDAVIEKNKDIIEVLDPIWSQIGSQWNQVLPTKEDFKMLYNVCEHSEFVTNVCSSTVFDFVAHNKPCIYYNYEQPQLKKGIRDIGQNYKYVHFRSMPSKEAAVFCFDKNDLKDLVKKILDSQLSNVDECLEWYKVVAGKTPTKASENIWKAINNLLN, encoded by the coding sequence ATGAAAAAAAAAGTTTTTGTTTTTTTTCCAGACGGTGTTGGTTTAAGAAATTTCGCTTTTACAGATTTTAAAAATATTGGAGAACAAAAAGGGTTTGATATTACATATTGGAATAATACCATATTCTCACTCAAAGAAAACTTAGGATTTAATGAAGTTAAGATCGAAGATCATTCCAGTCATCCTTTGCTCTCAATTTATTCAAGAGCGAGAAAACGGGCAGAATTAAATGTGTCCAGAGATAAATTTAGTGATGGCGTATATTCAACATATAAGTTTCCTTTTAATTATAAAGGCATTAAGAATACTTTTAAAAGTTTATATGTAAAATGGTTGGTAGGGTTATATTCTTCAGGAAAAGGAGTTGTAAAACTTAGGCAAAAAATAAATAAGTTAGAACGTTCAACTTCAAAATACAGATATTGTAAAGAACAATTAGAAAAGCATAAACCAGATTTAATTTTTTGCACAACACAACGTGCAACACAATCTATTAGTGCGCTTTTAGCAGCAAAGGATTTAGGAATTCCTACAATTGCTTTTGTGTATTCGTGGGATAACGTACCCAAAGCGATGCAAGTGGTAGAAACCGATTATTATTTTGTTTGGAGTGATCTTATGAAATCCCAGGTATTGCAATACTATCCATTTGTTAAAGACGAACAAATAATGGTAACAGGAACACCACAATTTGAACCACATTACGATACATCTCTAAAACAAACAAGAGAGACCTTTTTTAAAGCATACAATTTAGATGTAAATAAAAGGTATATATGTTATTCGGGAGATGATGAAACCACGTCGCCATTAGACCAGTACTATTTAGAAGATTTAGCCAACGCTGTTAGAAGCTTAAATACCAAAGGAGAAAATCTAGGGATTATTTATAGAAAGTGTCCTGTAGATTTTACGCCCAGATATGATGCAGTAATAGAGAAGAATAAGGATATAATTGAAGTTTTAGACCCTATTTGGAGTCAGATTGGTAGTCAATGGAACCAAGTGTTACCAACTAAAGAAGATTTTAAAATGTTGTATAATGTTTGTGAACATAGCGAGTTTGTAACTAACGTATGTTCATCAACAGTATTTGATTTTGTAGCACACAACAAACCTTGTATTTACTATAATTATGAACAACCACAACTTAAAAAAGGGATTAGAGATATAGGACAAAATTATAAATATGTTCATTTTAGATCAATGCCAAGTAAAGAAGCTGCTGTATTTTGTTTTGATAAGAATGATTTAAAAGACTTAGTAAAGAAAATTTTAGATAGTCAATTGTCAAATGTAGATGAGTGCTTGGAGTGGTATAAAGTCGTGGCAGGGAAAACACCAACAAAAGCTTCTGAAAATATATGGAAAGCCATAAATAATCTTTTAAATTAA
- a CDS encoding MBOAT family O-acyltransferase, translating into MLLVASYAFYGWWDYRFLFLIIFSTVVDYSIGLGLFKENRLKRRKVLLTVSVLVNLGLLGFFKYYNFFIDNFVTVFLFFGNEIQVSSLEIILPVGISFYTFQTLSYSIDVYKKKLKPTKNFIAFSVFVSFFPQLVAGPIEKASKLLPQFYELRVFNYKKGKEGLQQILWGLFKKIVIADSCAPFVNDIFVNYSSYSGIVLIIGAVLFAFQIYSDFSGYSDIAIGIAKLFGVNLMTNFKTPYFSKSIPEFWRRWHISLSNWFRDYLYFPLGGSKRKLIIVVRNIFIVFIVSGFWHGANWTFIFWGALNAVYYLPSFILKSSGINRVVFSTNNFIETINNFMSMTITFMLTVFAWIFFRSENISVAFEYISCIFKRANFFNLSYLQLSNQSIKILLFYLIFFVAIDWFYRNKSHVFINSNHFMKDKIIKPFLYLITVLAIILSLNNMANSFIYFQF; encoded by the coding sequence TTGTTATTAGTAGCCAGCTATGCATTCTATGGTTGGTGGGATTATCGCTTTTTGTTTTTAATAATTTTTAGTACAGTTGTGGATTATTCAATTGGGTTAGGCCTTTTTAAAGAAAATCGTTTAAAAAGACGAAAAGTTTTATTGACAGTAAGTGTATTAGTCAATTTGGGGTTGCTAGGTTTTTTCAAATATTATAATTTTTTTATAGATAATTTTGTAACAGTATTTTTGTTTTTTGGAAATGAAATACAAGTGAGTTCGCTAGAAATTATATTACCAGTAGGAATCAGTTTTTACACATTTCAAACGTTAAGTTATTCTATAGATGTTTATAAAAAGAAACTAAAACCAACTAAAAATTTTATTGCTTTTTCGGTTTTCGTTAGTTTTTTTCCACAGTTGGTTGCCGGACCAATTGAAAAAGCTTCGAAATTATTACCGCAGTTTTATGAGTTACGTGTTTTTAATTACAAAAAAGGGAAGGAAGGCTTACAGCAAATATTATGGGGGTTATTTAAGAAGATTGTAATAGCAGATTCTTGCGCTCCTTTTGTTAATGATATTTTTGTTAACTATTCCAGTTACTCAGGAATCGTTCTAATTATTGGAGCTGTACTTTTTGCATTTCAGATATACAGCGACTTCTCAGGTTATTCAGATATAGCTATAGGTATTGCTAAGCTTTTTGGCGTGAATCTAATGACTAATTTTAAAACGCCCTATTTCTCTAAAAGCATTCCTGAGTTTTGGAGACGTTGGCATATATCTTTATCTAATTGGTTTAGAGATTATTTGTACTTTCCTCTCGGAGGGTCAAAAAGAAAATTAATTATAGTCGTTAGAAATATATTTATTGTTTTTATCGTTAGCGGATTTTGGCATGGAGCTAATTGGACATTTATTTTTTGGGGAGCTTTAAATGCTGTTTACTATTTGCCCTCATTTATTTTGAAATCTTCAGGGATAAATAGAGTTGTTTTTTCAACAAATAATTTTATTGAAACTATAAATAATTTTATGAGCATGACAATAACATTTATGCTCACTGTTTTTGCTTGGATATTTTTTAGATCTGAAAATATATCTGTAGCTTTCGAGTATATTAGTTGTATTTTTAAAAGAGCAAATTTTTTTAATCTAAGTTATTTGCAATTAAGTAATCAAAGTATAAAAATTTTACTTTTTTATCTCATTTTTTTTGTTGCAATAGATTGGTTTTATAGAAATAAATCACATGTATTTATTAATAGTAATCATTTTATGAAAGATAAAATAATTAAACCATTTCTTTATTTAATTACAGTATTGGCTATAATTTTATCATTAAACAATATGGCTAATTCTTTTATTTATTTTCAATTTTGA